The genomic DNA TATTCGGGGCCGAGGAGATCAAGCCGCCCCAGATCGTGCACGGCGAGCCGTTCGGGGAACTCGATCTGCTCCGCTTCGAGAAGGATGCGCTGGGCCTCTACATCTCCTCGCACCCGATGGCCTCCTACCCTGGCCTGGCCGACGCCGCCTCCTGCCCCGTCGACCGGGTGGAAGCGTGGTTCGAGCGGCAGCGCGCCGAACCGGATTTCAAGGGCCGTGCCCGGGTCGCCCTGGCGGGGATCCTCCAGAACGTCAGCAAGCGGCCCACGCGCAAGGGCACGATGATGGCCCGGTTCGAGATCGCCGACGAGAGCGGCGCCCGTGAGGTGGTTGCGTTCAGCCGCACCTACGAGGCGATCGCGGAGCTGCTCGCCGAGGATGCGCCGGCGGTGGTCGTGGTCGAGCTCTCGGAAGACGGCGACTCGGTCCGGCTCGTCGCCGACAGGTTGGTCCGTTGGGACCAGCGGGGTCAGATACCGGAGATGGCCATCGTCGAGTTCGACCTCGAGGACGTGAGCCGCTACCAGCTGGAGGAGTTGCGTTCGCTGATGGACGAGCACGCCGGCCTGACCCCGGTGCGGCTGAGGTTCTCCTCTTCACGAGGGACGGTCACCTATCAGACGGAGGGTCTGCGGGTCGAGAAGGAGAGTCTGGCGTTGCTCGAGGAGAGCTGCCCCTGGATCAGGACGAGGGTGACGCTCGACCGGGACGCGCTTCTGGCACCGAGAGCCAAGCCGGCGTTCGGAGCGCCCCAGCAGGCCCCCACCCCCTCTGTCGACGTGCCCTTCTGAAGCTGGCTCAGGGGGTCCGCGGCCGGGGCCACGGGACAGGCCGGTGTCGGGTCACGTGGTCGGAGTAGACGTCCGGGTTGGCCGGGGCCGGGAACAAATTTGCTTGCCGGGCGCCTGTGAACACCCGGTCAGCATGCTAGCGCCCGGCATCAGCTACTAGCCGACAGGCTGCCCTGGTACCGTCTCGCGCTCCTCCGAACCCGCCCGCGCCTTGCGTTGCAGGTCGATCTGGGTCACGGCCATCTTGAAGCTCTGGGCAGAGGTGGCCGAGTGGAGCCCGGTCTCGAAGTCGATGACGTCCTCGTTGTAGAGCCGCGCCAGGTGATCGTCGAACAGCTGCATCCCGTCGAGCGAAGAGTCTCGCAACGCGTCGTACAGCTCGTGCGAGCGCTCCTCGTCCTTGACGAGGTCCTTGATCCGCAGAGTGCCCTTCATGATCTCCATCGCCGCGACCCTGCCGCCGTTCTTGCGGGGCAGCAGGCGCTGCGAGACGATGCCCACCAGCGACTCGGCGAAGAGGATCCTGGCCGTGTCACGCTCATGCGGCGGGAACAGCTCGAGTACGCGGTTGACGGTCCGGACCGTGTCGAGGGTGTGGAGCGTCGAGAAAACCAGGTGACCCGTCTGGGCTGCGGAGATCGCCGCGGCCGCCGTCTCGTAGTCGCGGATCTCGCCGATGAGGATGACCTCCGGGTCCTGGCGCATGGCGGCCACCAGGGCGGTGGCGAAGGACGGGGCATCCTGGCCGATCTCCCGTTGCACAACGACCGACTTGTCGGGCTGGTGCAGGAACTCGACCGGATCCTCCACGGTGATGATCATCTTGTTATGGGTCCTGTTGATCTCGTCGATTATCCGCGCAAGCGTAGTCGACTTGCCGGACCCGGTGGGACCGGTGACGAGCACCAGCCCTTTCTCCTGGTCGCGGAAGTACTCGAGGATCTCCTGCGGCAACGACACCACCTTCAGCTGCTCGGCACTGGAGTTGATGACCCTCAGCACGGCACTTACCGAGCCGCGTTGGCGGAAGAGGTTGACCCGGAAGCGGCCCAGGCCAGCCACCGAATACGCCAGGTCTACCTGGTTCATCTCCTTGAACGTGGCGAGTTGGCGCTCGTCGCACATCATCGCCACGAGTCCTTCGGTCGCTTTCGGGGAGAGCTTCGAATCGCTGACGGGGATGAGTCGTCCGTTGACGCGGATCATCGGCCGGAGGCCCGCATGCAAGTGGATGTCGCTGGCCCCCTTCTCGACGAACGAGGTCAGCATCTCATGGAACTTCATAACGGCCATCGTATTTTGACGGACTCACGGGAAACTTACGGAATCTCTCGTCCCACCGACGTTTTCTCAGGTGCGGCAGAAGTCACAGTCCGAGGAGCGAGCGACGGCCCGTTCGTACCGGAGCCGGTACCGCGGCCCGCTCGGCCGCGGTTAAACTGCCCGGAGCGATAGCCTGGAGGGATCAATGGGAAGAGTTTTCCCCGTCGCACTGATCGCACTGATAATCGTCGCCGGCGGGATCTGGCTGGACGGCCAGGCTCGTGACGAGGCGCAGCAGGCTGAACTAGTCGTCCAGAACACCCCACCGCCTGTGGCGCCGGCCGGCTTCGAGGTGATCCCCCCGGTTACCGAGGAGCGCGAACTCACCTTCGGTGGCGCCGCACCCGTCCTCGAGGAGGGGGTCGACTATCACGCGCTGCTCGACACCAGCAAGGGCGAGATGATAATCGATCTGTTCGAGGAGCGCGCTCCCGAGACCGTCAACAACTTCGTCTTCCTGGCGCTGCACAACTACTACGACGGCGTGCCGTTCCACCGTGTGCTGGAGGACTTCATGGCCCAGACCGGAGACCCGAGCGGCACCGGCCGCGGAGGTCCCGGCTACACCTTCCCCGACGAGATCCACCCCGAGCTCGACCACGACTCGAGGGGGATAGTCTCGATGGCCAACGCCGGGCCCGACACCAACGGCTCCCAGTTCTTCATCACGCTGGTCGCCACGCCCTGGCTCGATGGTCGGCACGCCGTATTCGGCAAGGTCATCGAGGGGGACGAGGTACTCGACGAGCTCCAGCGGGTCGATCCGGGGACGCCGACCGCGGTCCTCCGGTTCGATGGGAATCTCTCCGAACTGGCCGAGCAGGGCGTCGATCTGGGCGGTCCGCCCGACCGGAGCCTGCGTGACCATCTCGAAGCGGAGTTGGGCGCCATCCCCGCGGTCGGTCAGTCGTTCACCATCGGCGGGTACGTCGGGGTGGTGGGACGCGTCGACGGGGTGCCGGCAGCCGGGTTCTTCCCTGAGCCGGACACGCTCGAAGATGTAACCATCCTCGCCAGGACAGGCGAAACCGAGGAGGCAGAGCAGTGAGTGAAGAGTCGACGAACTACCGGCCCGTGCCCAGGAGCGAAGAGCGCACCACGAGATTCCGTGCTGCGGACGAGGTCATCGAGAAGGGACACGACTACCGGGCGGTGATCAGCACCAACAAGGGCGAGATGGTCGTGGACCTGTTCCAGGACCGGGTCCCCAGGACTGTCAACAACTTCGTATTCCTGGCGCTCAACAACTACTACGACGGGGTCCCCTTCCATCGAGTGCTGGAGGACTTCATGGCCCAGACGGGTGACCCCACCGGCACCGGCCGCGGCGGGCCCGGTTACACCTTCCGTGACGAGATCGACCCCGGCCTCAAGCACGATGCCCGAGGCACGTTGTCGATGGCCAACGCCGGGCCCGATACCAACGGCTCGCAGTTCTTCATCACGTTCGGAGCGACCCCCTGGCTCGATGGCCGGCATGCCGTCTTCGGACGAGTCATCGACGGTGACGAGGTCCTCGACAAGCTGAAGCGGGTGGATCCGAGCCGCCCCGGCCGCGAGGAGCCGGATCGGATAGAGCGGGTCACGATCCTCGAGGCCGCCTGACCGGACCCTCTGGGTTCCGCCGCGGCAGCAGAGGCGAGGCGCGGAACCGATCTTGAAGCCGCTCAGCCCAGCGGCGTCACCTCGCGAGCGCGGCTCCGGGCGTGCGAACGGAGGTGCTCGATGAAGGCGTCACGGGCAACACCGTTGCGGTTGGGCTCCTTGCGGGAACGGAACGAGATGGTTCCCGCTTCGAGCTCCTGGTCCCCGACGATCACCGTGTAGGGGACCTTGAGCAGCTCGGCATCGCGGACCTTGGCGTTCATCCGCTCGGGTCGCTCATCGACGGTGGAGCGGAGTCTCACCGCCTTCAGCTGCTCGGCGATCTCGTGAGCGCCCGAGAGGTGGCGGTCGGCGATCGGGACTATCCGTACCTGTTCGGGCGCAAGCCACAGCGGGAAGTCGCCGGCGAAATGCTCGATCAGGAAGCCGATCAACCGCTCGTGTGTCGAGAGCGGCGCTCTGTGGAGGCAGAGGGGGGTGCGGCGGGCTCCACTGTCGTCCACGAACTCCAGGCCGAAGCGGGCCGGCTGAGCGAAATCGACCTGATTGGTCGCCAGCGTGAACTCGCGGCCGATGGCGCTGGTTATCTGCACGTCGATCTTGGGGCCGTAGAAAGCCGCCTCGTCCTCGGCCTCGACGAAGTTGATGCCGCCGTTGACGAGGGCCCGCCTCACCATCTCTTCGGTCTTCTCCCACAGCTCGGGCTCGTTCACGTACTTCTTGCCCAGCCCCTCCTTGCTGTGCTTCGAGAGGCGCATGACGTACTCGTCTATCCCGAAGAGTTCGAAGTACTCGAGGTAGAGGCCGATGACTTG from Trueperaceae bacterium includes the following:
- a CDS encoding peptidylprolyl isomerase, which codes for MSEESTNYRPVPRSEERTTRFRAADEVIEKGHDYRAVISTNKGEMVVDLFQDRVPRTVNNFVFLALNNYYDGVPFHRVLEDFMAQTGDPTGTGRGGPGYTFRDEIDPGLKHDARGTLSMANAGPDTNGSQFFITFGATPWLDGRHAVFGRVIDGDEVLDKLKRVDPSRPGREEPDRIERVTILEAA
- a CDS encoding peptidylprolyl isomerase, with amino-acid sequence MGRVFPVALIALIIVAGGIWLDGQARDEAQQAELVVQNTPPPVAPAGFEVIPPVTEERELTFGGAAPVLEEGVDYHALLDTSKGEMIIDLFEERAPETVNNFVFLALHNYYDGVPFHRVLEDFMAQTGDPSGTGRGGPGYTFPDEIHPELDHDSRGIVSMANAGPDTNGSQFFITLVATPWLDGRHAVFGKVIEGDEVLDELQRVDPGTPTAVLRFDGNLSELAEQGVDLGGPPDRSLRDHLEAELGAIPAVGQSFTIGGYVGVVGRVDGVPAAGFFPEPDTLEDVTILARTGETEEAEQ
- a CDS encoding PilT/PilU family type 4a pilus ATPase, which gives rise to MKFHEMLTSFVEKGASDIHLHAGLRPMIRVNGRLIPVSDSKLSPKATEGLVAMMCDERQLATFKEMNQVDLAYSVAGLGRFRVNLFRQRGSVSAVLRVINSSAEQLKVVSLPQEILEYFRDQEKGLVLVTGPTGSGKSTTLARIIDEINRTHNKMIITVEDPVEFLHQPDKSVVVQREIGQDAPSFATALVAAMRQDPEVILIGEIRDYETAAAAISAAQTGHLVFSTLHTLDTVRTVNRVLELFPPHERDTARILFAESLVGIVSQRLLPRKNGGRVAAMEIMKGTLRIKDLVKDEERSHELYDALRDSSLDGMQLFDDHLARLYNEDVIDFETGLHSATSAQSFKMAVTQIDLQRKARAGSEERETVPGQPVG